The Sphingopyxis sp. BE259 nucleotide sequence CCTCGGGCACCTGCTGGCGCGCCAGGTCGGCGATCGCATAAGCCGCCGCGATCTTCATTTCCTCGTTGATCGCGGTCGCGCGCACGTCGAGCGCGCCGCGGAAGATGAAGGGGAAGCACAGGACGTTGTTGACCTGGTTGGGATAGTCGGAGCGCCCCGTCGCAATGATCGCATCGGGCCGCGCGGCGCGCGCGTCGGGCGGCGAGATTTCGGGATCGGGGTTTGCCATCGCAAAGATGATCGGCGCCGGGGCCATGTCCTTGACCATCTCGGGCTTCAGTGCGCCCGCCGCCGACAGTCCCAGGAACACGTCGGCACCGACCAGCGCCTGCGTCAGGTCGCGCGCTTCGGTCGGCACCGCATGCGCCGACTTCCACTGGTCCATGCCCTCGGTGCGGCCTTGGTAGATGGTGCCCTTGCGGTCGCACATGATGACATTTTCGTGCCGCACCCCCATCGATTTGATCAGCGACGTGCAGGCGATCGCGGCGGCACCGGCGCCGTTGACGACAACCTTGACCGTCGCCAGATCGCGGCCGGTCAGGTAACAGGCGTTGATCAGGCCCGCGGCGGTGATGATCGCGGTGCCATGCTGGTCGTCATGGAACACCGGGATGTTCATCTTTTCCTTCAGCGCCGCTTCGATGATGAAGCAGTTGGGCGCCGCAATGTCTTCCAGGTTGATGCCGCCAAAGCTCGGTTCGAGCAGTTCGACCGCTTCGATGAAGCGCTGCGGGTCTTCGGTGGCGACCTCGAGGTCGATCGAATCGACGTCGGCAAAGCGCTTGAACAGCACCGCCTTGCCTTCCATCACCGGTTTCGAGGCCAGCGCGCCGAGGTTGCCGAGCCCCAGAATCGCGGTGCCGTTGGAGATGACGGCGACCAGATTGCCCTTGATCGTATAATCATAGGCTTTCGCCGGATCTTCGGCGATCGCCAGCACCGGGACGGCGACGCCCGGCGAATAGGCAAGGCTCAGGTCGCGCTGGGTTGCCATCGGCTTCGACGCGACAATCTCGATTTTGCCGGGCCGGCCATATTCGTGATAAAGCAGAGCCTCGCGGTCCGAAAACTGCACCTTGCTGCCGCTGTCCATCCTCTATCCCCTATCCAAACTCATCAGACGCGCGCCCGAACCCTTTCCCTAACGTCGCGGGCGGCGATTGTAACCCCGCCAATGTTGTGAAGCGGTGGTTCCAATGAGAAGGTCCCCGGCCACTAGTGGCACCGGAGGCAGTCGGGTTTCGAGCGATTGCGGACGTCAATAACTTCGTCATCCCCGCGAAAGCGGGGACCCAGAGCGTGCGGCGGCGGATCCCACCTTGGGTTCCCGCTTTCGCGGGAATGACGAAGAGGGCATAGAGCCGCTATCCACCCCCAAGCCGTCATCCGCCGCTCAAAAAAACGCTGTCCTACATTGTTCCGCTGTGCCAGCCTTCATCTCAGCTCTTTCAATTTACAGGCAAAAGCGGTCGCCGCCTGGATTGCGGATGCGGTCAAGAACCATCCGCTACCTGCCCGCCGAGCGCGACAAATGCGGCGCCGCACTGGGCTGAACTTTCCTGAACTTTGGCGTGATGGCCGGTCCATGCGCCGGCCCGATTGCGGCCCCGGCGCGGGACAACCGAAGACGGCATCCCCTCACGCGACCTTGCCATGCCGCCCCCAATCACTAAGCAGGGTCCGATGCCCGCCGCCGCCGCCAAACCCGCGAACAACAACAGTGCCGCCCCTGCCGCGACGCCGATGATGGCGCAATATTGGGCGCTGAAATCACAAGCGGGCGACTGCCTGCTGTTCTATCGGATGGGCGACTTCTTCGAGCTGTTCTTTGACGATGCCAAGGCCGCCGCGGCGACGCTCGACATCGCGCTGACGTCGCGCGGCGAACATGATGGACAACCGGTGGCGATGTGTGGGGTGCCCGTCCACGCCGCCGAATCCTATCTCGCGCGGCTGATCCGCGCCGGGCATCGTGTCGCGATCGCCGAACAGGTCGAAACCCCCGCCGAGGCCAAAGCGCGCGGCGGGTCAAAGGCGCTGGTGGCGCGTGCGATCGTCCGCTTCGTCACCGCCGGGACGCTGACCGAGGAAAGCCTGCTCGAAGGGCGCAGCGCCAACCGCCTCGCCGCGCTCGCCGAGGTCGGCAGTGATGGCGAGGTGGCCATCGCCGCCGCCGATATTTCGACCGGACGGTTCGAGGTGGTGGCGGTGCGCCGCGATCAGGTCGACGCCGAACTGGCGCGGCTTGCGCCGTCGGAGTTGCTGGTCAGCGAAGCGGCGAGGGATGCGCCCGCATGGACCGCGCGCCAGCTCGTGCGGCGTTCCGCGGGCGATTTTTCGAGCACGGCGGCGCAGAAACGTCTCGAAACTTTCTTCGGCGTCCAGACGCTCGACGGGTTCGGTGTCTTTTCGCGCGGCGAGATTGCGGCGATGGGTGCGCTCGTGGCGTATCTTGACCATGTCGGCACAGGGTCGGCGGTGTTCCTTCAGCCGCCTTTGCGCGTGTCGGCGGGAGATCGCATGTCGATCGACGCCGCGACGCGCGAAAGCCTCGAACTTGTCCGCACGATGACAGGGGCGCGCGACGGCAGCCTGCTCGGCACGATCGACCGCACCGTCACCGCAGCGGGAGCGCGGCTGCTCGCCGACGATCTCGCCAGTCCGCTGACCGACAAGGCGGCGATCCTCGACCGGCTCGACCTCGTCGACGGCTTGGCGCGCGATGCGCTGTGGCGCGGCGAGCTGCGCGCGGCGCTGCGCGCGCTGCCCGATGCCGGGCGCGCGATCGGGCGTCTCGTTGCCGGACGTGGCGGGCCGCGCGACCTCGCGCAGCTGCGCGACGCACTGGGCGGGGCGCGAGTGCTGCGCGAACATATCGGTCGCCGGCCCGATCTCCCGCCTTTGCTCGCGCGGCTGCTGCCCGCGCTTGACGGCCATGGCGCGCTGGTCGACGAACTCAGCCGCGCGTTGATCGACACGCCGCCCGTCGATGCGGCGCAAGGTGGCTATATCGCCGAGGGGTACGACCACGCGCTCGACGCCTTGCGCGAAACCGCGCGCGATGGGCGCAAGGCGATCGCGCTGCTCGAAGCGGGCTACCGCGACCGCACCGGTATCGCCTCGCTCAAGATCCGCCACAATGGCGTGCTCGGCTATCATGTCGAGGTGCCCGCGAAACACGCCGACGCGCTGATGCTCCCCGAATCGGGCTTTACCCACCGTCAGACTCTCGCTGGTGTGGTGCGCTTCAATTCGGCCGACCTGCACGAGGCGGCGAGCCGGGTGACGCAGGCGGGGGTCCACGCCGTTGCCGCCGAAGCGGCGCATCTTGAATCGCTCACCGAAGCGGCGACCGCGCGCCGGGAAGCCATCGCCGCGAGCTGCGATGTGCTGGCGCGGATCGACGTCGCCGCCGCGCTCGCCGACCATGCGATGAGCCATAACTGGTGCCGCCCCGACCTGGCCGATACGCCCTGCATCGACGTCGTCGGCGGGCGTCATCCGGTGGTCGAGGCGGCGCTGGCGAAGGCGGGCGAGCGGTTCGTCCCCAATGATCTGTCGCTGTCCGAAACCGACCGATTGTGGCTGGTCACGGGCCCGAACATGGGCGGCAAATCGACCTTTCTGCGTCAGAACGCGCTGATCGTCGTGCTCGCGCAGGCGGGGGGCTTTGTGCCCGCGGCTTCGGCACGGCTCGGCCTCGTCGACAAACTGTTCAGCCGGGTCGGTGCCAGCGACAATCTGGCGCGCGGACGCTCGACCTTCATGGTCGAAATGGTCGAGACCGCAGCGATCCTGGCGCAGGCAACCCCGCAAAGTTTCGTCATCCTCGACGAGGTTGGGCGCGGCACCTCGACCTACGACGGGCTGGCGCTCGCCTGGTCGGTGGTCGAGGCGGTGCACGAGGTCAACCGGTGCCGCTGCCTCTTCGCGACCCATTATCACGAGCTGACCCGCCTCGCCGAAACGCTCCATGCGCTGTCGCTCCACCACGTGCGCGCCCGCGAATGGCAGGGCGATCTGGTCCTGCTCCACGAACTCGCCAACGGGCCCGCCGACCGCAGCTATGGCCTAGCGGTCGCGCGGCTCGCCGGAGTTCCCGCGGGCGTCGTCAAGCGCGCCGAGGCGGTGCTGGCCAAGCTGGAAGCGGGGCGCGCGGCGACCGGCGGCCTCGCTGCGGG carries:
- the mutS gene encoding DNA mismatch repair protein MutS, whose amino-acid sequence is MPAAAAKPANNNSAAPAATPMMAQYWALKSQAGDCLLFYRMGDFFELFFDDAKAAAATLDIALTSRGEHDGQPVAMCGVPVHAAESYLARLIRAGHRVAIAEQVETPAEAKARGGSKALVARAIVRFVTAGTLTEESLLEGRSANRLAALAEVGSDGEVAIAAADISTGRFEVVAVRRDQVDAELARLAPSELLVSEAARDAPAWTARQLVRRSAGDFSSTAAQKRLETFFGVQTLDGFGVFSRGEIAAMGALVAYLDHVGTGSAVFLQPPLRVSAGDRMSIDAATRESLELVRTMTGARDGSLLGTIDRTVTAAGARLLADDLASPLTDKAAILDRLDLVDGLARDALWRGELRAALRALPDAGRAIGRLVAGRGGPRDLAQLRDALGGARVLREHIGRRPDLPPLLARLLPALDGHGALVDELSRALIDTPPVDAAQGGYIAEGYDHALDALRETARDGRKAIALLEAGYRDRTGIASLKIRHNGVLGYHVEVPAKHADALMLPESGFTHRQTLAGVVRFNSADLHEAASRVTQAGVHAVAAEAAHLESLTEAATARREAIAASCDVLARIDVAAALADHAMSHNWCRPDLADTPCIDVVGGRHPVVEAALAKAGERFVPNDLSLSETDRLWLVTGPNMGGKSTFLRQNALIVVLAQAGGFVPAASARLGLVDKLFSRVGASDNLARGRSTFMVEMVETAAILAQATPQSFVILDEVGRGTSTYDGLALAWSVVEAVHEVNRCRCLFATHYHELTRLAETLHALSLHHVRAREWQGDLVLLHELANGPADRSYGLAVARLAGVPAGVVKRAEAVLAKLEAGRAATGGLAAGLDDLPLFAATLAAAPVAMTDALREALGQIDPDALAPREALDALYALKRLLADEA